The sequence TCCTTATTCACTTCGTGGGGCGGCAATGATGCTGACGGATGAAACATTCTGGCGACCTGCGGGGATTATCGCTGAGAGTGTTCGTGGCCACTCCGCTTTTAAAAAGGTGTTCAACACCTCTTTCTTCGAGTATTGGTCACGCCCAGAAAATCATACTGAGGAGAATGATTTTCACGCCGGGATGTCTTCAATGTCAGAAGTGGAAAACCCTTGTTTGGTGCGCAGCTATGAATTCCCCAAAAATGCGACCGTGGTTGATGTCGCTGGGGGAATGGGCGGATTGCTGCTTAGGGTGTTGCAGGCCAATCCAACACTTCATGGCATTTTATTTGATAGGGAACCGGTTCTGGCAAGAACCCGTCTTGGCGAGTTAGGGGATGATTCACGTTGGAGACTCCAACCCGGTAGTTTCTTCGAGTCATGCCCACCGGCTGATATCTATTTACTGAAATATATCGTCCATGACTGGCCTGATGAAAAAGCGACAGAAATATTGCTAAATTGCCGTAAGGCAATGTTGCCAAATGGGAAAGTACTGATCATGGACACCCTTATTCAGGAAGACAACCAACCCCACTTCGGCAAAAGCATGGATATTCTTATGTTGGGCAGCTTTGACGGTGGGAGAGAGCGCACTGAAGTTGAGTTGAAAGGGATGCTGGCGAATGCTGACCTGAAAATAAATCGCATTATTGATACCGGCACTTATCTATCAATTGTCGAGGCTGTTGCTCGTTAATGATAGGGATATGAGCTACCCAAACTCCAGATACAATTTTCTATCGAGCCCACATTTCATTTTGTGGGCTTTTCTTTGTGACTGATTACCCGCATAAATCATCAGTCACTTGGTGCTTGAGTCGCGAATAAATGTGATTGACGTCGCCTATTGCTCGGTTATTTCGAGTATTAACTGCAATAAAAACGACTTTTTACGAGCTAATAATTAGCCTAGAATTTATAAATCAATTGCCAGTTACGCTAACTGGTTTCTCTGTCCGATGTAGGGAGTATTCATTGTGACAAACATGATTCGTCAATTTTTACGCCAAGAGGCGGCGGGGGGGATGATTCTCATCTTCGCCGCCATCGTGGCCCTATTTATGGCTAACACCTCGCTACAAGGGATTTATCACTCATTTCTTGATGTGCCGGTATCCGTAAAGATAGCGTCACTGGATATCAGCAAGCCACTATTACTGTGGATTAACGATGGTTTAATGGCGATATTCTTTCTCGTCGTTGGGCTAGAAGTTAAGCGCGAGCTGATGGAAGGTTCACTGGCAGGTCGTGATAAAGCAGTTTTCCCCGCAATTGCCGCATTGGGTGGTATGTTGGCCCCTGCTTTGATCTATTTGCTGTTTAATGGTGCGGATGAAGTGACCCGCCAAGGTTGGGCCATTCCGGCTGCAACGGATATCGCCTTCGCATTGGGTGTGATGGCGCTATTGGGTCCTCGGGTACCGACCAGCCTGAAAGTATTTTTACTGGCACTGGCGATTATCGATGATTTGGGTGTCATCATTATAATTGCGCTGTTTTATACCCATGAGGTATCAGTGCAAGCTTTGGCGATCGCCGCTGCGGCTATTGCGCTGCTGGGATACATGAACTGGCGTGGCGTCGGGAAAACCTCTGCTTATTTACTGGTGGGGTTAGTACTGTGGGTTTGCATTCTTAAGTCAGGTGTACATGCGACCTTAGCCGGCGTCATTGTTGGCTTTATGATTCCGCTGCATACCAAAAATAAACGCTCGCCTTCGGAATCGCTGGAACATGGTTTGCATCCGTGGGTTGCCTATTTGATTTTGCCATTATTTGCATTTGCCAATGCAGGCGTTTCATTACAGGGTGTCTCTCTCTCTGGGCTGACATCGTTACTACCTATGGGGATTGCGAGCGGCCTGTTTATTGGTAAACCTCTGGGAATTTTCATCTTTAGTTGGCTCGCGGTTAAGTTAGGGATTGCTAAACTGCCTGATACGATAAACTTTAAGCAGATTTTCGCTGTCTCAGTCCTTTGTGGTATTGGCTTTACAATGTCGATATTTATCGCTTCACTGGCATTTGAAGGCGCGGATCTTGCTCTGACGACCTATTCCAAACTGGGTATATTGCTAGGTTCGACCTCGGCAGCGATTGTGGGTTACAGCTTATTGCGCCTTGTGTTACCGGCGAATAAAACAGCAGCTAACTAGTCCAATGTATTGCTAACACAATTTATTGTTAACCCAACGTATGGGTATTGCCGGTGTCAAACAGAGGCATCGGCAGTTTTACTTGATGGAATTCCTGGCTCACAGTTCGTGTAGTCTAAAACAGGGAATGTTTTATCGTGTATGGGGCCATCTACCTTGGCTTCGCGATATGTTAAGGAGATAACGACATGCGAGTGTCACATATCAATTTCAATCATCTTTACTATTTTTGGCAGGTCTGCAAGGAAGGCTCCGTCGTGGGTGCTGCGGGAGCATTATTTCTGACGCCGCAAACTATTACCGGCCAAATTAAAGCCTTGGAAGAGCGACTGGGCGGTAAGTTGTTTAAACGCCAAGGGCGGGGCTTAGTGCCATCGGAACTGGGGCAGTTGGTCTTTCGCTATGCCGATAAAATGTTCATGCTCAGCCACGAAATGTTGGATATCGTTAACTATCGCAAAGAGTCCAATCTGCTCTTTGATGTGGGCGTTGCCGATGCTTTATCCAAGCGCTTGGTGAGTCAGGTGCTGGAAACGGCGGTCGTTGATAATGAAAAAATTCATCTGCGCTGCTTCGAATCGACCCATGAGATGCTGCTCGAGCAGTTAAGTCAGCATAAGCTGGATATGATTCTTTCCGATTGCCCAGTTGATTCCAGCCAGCAAGAGGGGCTGTTCTCGGTCAAACTGGGCGAATGCAGTGTGAGTTTCTATTGCCGTCAACCCATTCCGGATTTACCTTTCCCCGCTTGTTTACAGCAAAAACCTTTGCTGATCCCCGGCCGCCGTTCAATGCTCGGGCGCAAATTACTAAACTGGATTAACAGCAAAGGGCTACAGGTGGAAATTTTAGGGGAGTTTGATGATGCGGCGCTGATGAATGCTTTCGCTATCTACAACAATGCCATTTTTGTCGCCCCAACAATTTACGCTGCTGATACCTATGCCAAAGATGATCAAATTGTTGAAATTGGCCGATTGGATAATGTGCAAGAGGAGTATTACGTCATTTTTGCCGAGAGAATGATCCAGCATCCGGCAGTACAGCGGGTATGCAACAAAGATTTTTCAGCACTTTTTAGCGGCTAATATTTTTTGCAGCTAATAAAGTGCTTCGGTGATTGAGTGGCTAATATGTGAGCGGTTGGCGATCAACCTTATCGCTCTAGGGGCAGGGATGCAGTGAAAGAGATGAATGATTAGCCAAACGATGGACATAAAAAAACCGGCCTAGGCCGGTCTTTTTACTAAGCAACCAACATAATGCAATTACTGCATTGCGTTGATTTGCGCTACTAAGTTTGACTTATGACGCGCTGCTTTGTTTTTGTGGATCAGACCTTTACAGGACTGACGGTCCACAATTGGTTGCATTTCATTAAATGCTTTTTGCGCTGCGTCTTTATCGCCAGCTGCAATTGCCGCATACACCTTCTTAATGAAGGTACGCACCATTGAGCGACGGCTAGCATTATGCTTGCGGCGTTTCTCAGACTGTACGGCGCGTTTCTTAGCTGATTTGATATTAGCCAAGGTCCAACTCCCAAATATATTCTATTGAGGACAATTCAAAGGCCGAGGAATATGCCCTTTTAGCCTTCGTTTGTCAATGGATTTGTGCAAATAAGCGCCGTTTGTACGGGCGGCACTTGCTACGTTGTGATGGAGCGGGATTTTACCAGCTTCGCGCTGTGGAATACAGTCTTTCGAAAGAAAATTCCACAGTTCACTGCCTCGAAGGGATTCGACGGTGGTTCTTGTAAAAATCTCAGCCTGCTTCTGTATTCAACGGCGAGCGTATTCTACAGGATAAAGTCAGTAAAAGGGATTTTACCTGCATATTATTGGCAAAATGGTATGACTTTCGATTAAAGGTGCCAATCGCGGGTTAACCTTAACCGCTGTACAAGGTATAATCCGGCGATTCCCACTGTTTTTGAGCCAGCTATGGAGCTTATTCGCGGTATACATAATATCCGGGCACGCCACCATGGTTGCGTGCTAACTATCGGTAACTTTGATGGTGTCCATCGCGGACATCAAGCCTTATTGGAGCAGCTAAAGCGCGAAGGTCAGCGTTTGGGGCTGCCCGTTATGGTCATGATATTTGAACCGCAACCACTGGAATTGTTTGCAGCGGACAAAGCACCAGCACGGTTGACGCGCTTGCGTGATAAAGCGCGATATCTGGCTGATGCGGGTGTTGACTATTTATTGTGCGTTAAATTTGATCCGCGTTTTGCAGCGAATACGGCGCAAGCTTTTGTTGCTCAGTTGCTGGTAGAGAAGTTGGGTGTTAAGTTTTTAACGGTCGGTGATGATTTCCGCTTTGGCGCAGGGCGTCAGGGGGATTTTCAGCTGTTACAACAGGCGGGTGCTGAATTTGGCTTTGATGTCATTAGCACTGACAGCTTCTGTGACGGTGGGTTGCGCATTAGCAGCACAGCGATTCGTCAGGCGCTTCACGACGATAATCTCGTGTTGGCCGAAGCACTACTTGGCCACCCGTACAGTATTTCCGGCCGTGTAGTTCACGGCGATGAACTGGGGCGGACGATTGGCTTCCCCACGGCGAACTTGCCGTTAAAACGTTTAGTCGCTCCGGTAAAAGGAGTGTATGCGGTTGATGTTTATGGCTTGGATCCAGAGCCATTGCCCGGTGTTGCCAATATTGGCACCCGGCCTACTGTTGCGGGTGTTCGCCAGCAACTAGAGGTTCATCTGCTTGATGTAACAATGGATCTTTATGGGCGTCATATAGATGTGGTGCTCCGCGCGAAACTGCGCAATGAACAGCGTTTTGCTTCGCTCGATGCCCTGAAGCAGCAAATCGCCAATGATGTGGTGACGGCCCGAACATTTTTTGGGCTAAAGACACCGGTTTAATATTTCTAGCCGAAACGGAACCGAGAATCTAATGAGTGACTACAAGAATACCCTGAATTTACCTGAAACAGGGTTCCCGATGCGCGGCGATCTGGCTAAGCGTGAACCTGACATGCTGAAACGTTGGTATGAGCAGGATCTGTACGGGATTGTTCGTGCGGCCAAGAAAGGTAAAAAGACCTTTATTTTGCACGACGGCCCTCCTTATGCGAACGGCAACATTCACATTGGTCACTCTGTTAACAAAATTCTCAAAGATATTATTGTTAAATCGAAAGGAATGGCTGGCTACGACTCACCTTACATTCCAGGTTGGGACTGCCACGGTCTGCCGATCGAGTTAAAAGTTGAGCAGCTAATTGGTAAGCCGGGCGAAAAAGTCAGTGCCGCAGAGTTCCGTGCTGCCTGTCGTAAATACGCGGCTGAACAGGTTGAAGGCCAGAAAGCGGACTTTATCCGTCTGGGTGTACTAGGTGATTGGGACCATCCTTATCTGACGATGGATTTCAAAACCGAAGCCAATATCATTCGCGCATTAAGCAAAATTATTGATAACGGCCACCTGCACAAAGGCGCGAAGCCAGTGCATTGGTGTACTGATTGCGGTTCGTCATTGGCTGAAGCTGAAGTTGAATATTACGACAAAACCTCACCTTCTATTGATGTGCGCTTTAACGCCGTCGATGCCGCCGCAGTGAGCGCAAAATTTAGTGCAGTGAGTGCCAATGGCCCGGTTTCACTGGTTATCTGGACCACCACCCCGTGGACCTTGCCAGCCAACCGCGCAATTTCATTAAATGCTGAGTACATCTATCAGCTGGTGCAGGTTGACGGCGAGTGCCTGATTCTGGCGGAAGATCTGGTTGAGAGCGTCATGAAGCGCGCTGGTATCGCGGAATGGACCGTGTTGGGAAGCTGCAAAGGTGCTGATCTCGAGCTATTGCGCTTTAACCATCCGTTTATGGGCTTTGATGTTCCGGCGATTTTAGGCGACCACGTGACACTGGATGCCGGTACTGGCGCGGTTCACACGGCACCCGGTCATGGTCCAGATGACTTTGTTATTGGTCAAAAATATGGTTTGGAAGTAGCGAATCCGGTTGGCCCGAACGGCTGCTATTTGGCGGGGACTTACCCAACGCTGGATGGGCTGTTTGTGTTTAAAGCCAACGATGTGATTGTTGAGCTGCTGCGCGAGAAGGGCGCACTGCTGAAAGTGGAAAAACTGGTCCACAGCTATCCATGCTGCTGGCGTCACAAAACGCCCATTATCTTCCGCGCTACGCCGCAATGGTTCATCAGCATGGATCAGAAAGGTTTGCGTAAACAGTCACTGGAAGAGATCAAAGGCGTGCAGTGGATTCCAGATTGGGGGCAGGCGCGTATCGAAACCATGGTGGCCAATCGCCCAGACTGGTGCATTTCTCGCCAGCGCACTTGGGGCGTGCCGATGTCTCTATTTGTGCACAAAGAGACCGAAGCGCTTCACCCGCGTAGTATTGAGCTGATGGAAGAAGTGGCAAAACGTGTTGAGCAAGACGGCATTCAGGCGTGGTGGGATCTGGACCCGGCTGAGATTTTAGGTGCCGATGCCGCGGATTACGTCAAAGTGCCAGACACGTTAGACGTCTGGTTCGACTCTGGCTCAACCCACTCTTCCGTGGTTGATGTGCGCCCTGAGTTTGGTGGTCATAGCCCAGACATGTATCTGGAAGGTTCTGACCAACATCGTGGCTGGTTTATGTCGTCACTGATGATTGCGACCGCGATGAAAGGCAAAGCGCCTTATCGTCAGGTGCTGACCCACGGTTTCACCGTGGATGGTCAGGGGCGTAAAATGTCCAAATCCATCGGTAATACCATCAGCCCGCAAGAGGTGATGAACAAACTGGGTGGCGACATCCTACGTCTATGGGTGGCATCGACCGATTACACCGGTGAAATCGCCGTTTCTGACGAAATTCTGAAACGTTCTGCTGACTCCTATCGCCGCATCCGTAACACCGCGCGCTTCTTGCTGGCTAACCTGAATGGGTTTGATCCGGCGCAGCATCAGGTGAAGCCTGAAGAGATGGTAGTGGTTGATCGCTGGGCCGTGGGCCGTGCTCAAGCAGCCCAAGCCGAGATTATGGCAGCGTATGAAAATTACGATTTCCACTTAGTGGTGCAGCGCCTGATGCAGTTCTGCTCGGTTGAGATGGGTTCCTTCTATCTGGATATCATCAAAGACCGTCAGTACACCGCGAAAGGCGACAGCGTTGCTCGCCGTAGCTGCCAAACTGCGCTATTCCATATCGCCGAAGCATTGGTTCGCTGGATGGCTCCAATTATGTCATTCACCGCAGATGAGATCTGGAATCAATTGCCGGGTGAACGTCCGCAATACGTCTTCACTGAAGAGTGGTATGACGGCCTGTTCGGGTTGGCAGGCGATGAAGGCATGAACGATACTTTCTGGGCCGAGCTGCTGAAAGTCCGTGGCGAAGTGAACAAAGTCTTAGAGCAAGCCCGTAGCGACAAACGTATCGGTGGTTCGCTGGAAGCCGCAGTCACCTTGTACGCAGAGCCGGAATTGGCCGCACGTTTGAACAGCTTGCAAGATGAGTTGCGCTTTGTGCTGCTGACCTCTGCCGCGAAAGTCGCAGATTATGCCCAAGCAGGGGATGATGCGCTGCAAAGTGAGTTGATTGCAGGGCTGAAAATTACCTTTAACAAGGCTGACGGTGAGAAGTGCCCGCGTTGCTGGCATTACACTCAAGACGTCGGTTTGGTAGCGGAACATGCTGAGCTGTGCGGCCGCTGTGTCACTAACGTTGCCGGCGACGGTGAAGAGCGTAAGTTTGCCTAATGAGTAAGCCAATTTGTTCGACCGGATTGCGCTGGCTGTGGCTGGCGGTACTGGTGGTGATTTTGGATCTTGGCAGCAAGCAGTGGGTCATGACCCACTTTGCGCTGTATGAGTCCATATCACTGATTCCTTTTTTCAATATGACTTACGCACAGAATTATGGCGCGGCATTTAGTTTTCTCGCGGATAAAAGTGGCTGGCAGCGCTGGTTCTTTGCTGGGATAGCCATCGGCATCTCAGTCATATTGATGGTTATGATGTATCGCTCAACGGCAAAACAGCGCCTGATAAACTGTGCTTATGCATTAATTATCGGTGGTGCACTCGGGAATTTATTTGACCGTTTAGTACATGGCGCAGTGAACGATTTCATCGATTTTTACGTCAATAACTGGCACTTCCCGACATTCAATCTGGCTGATGTTGCGATCTGTATCGGTGCTGCGTTGGTCATATTTGAAGGCTTCTTGAGTCCGGCTGATAAAACGGCGATTGATAAAGGTGAGTGATATGTCCGAGGGTGGTTATCAAGTGCAAGAGCCTCTTGTGCAAGAGAATAGCGCGGTACTGGTGCACTTCACTCTGAAGCTGGAAGATGGCTCAACGGCTGAATCAACCCATATTCAGGGGAAGCCCGCGCTGTTTCGTTTAGGTGATGATAGTCTTTCAGATGCCTTGGAACAGCAGTTGATTGGCTTGAAAGTGGGTGATAAGCACACTTTCACCTTACAACCTGAAGATGCATTTGGCTTGGAAAGTCCTGATCTGATTCAGTATTTCACGCAGCGTGACTTTGCGCTAACAGGGGTGCCAGATGCTGGCACCATCATGCTGTTTACCGCTCGTGATGGCAGTGAAATGCCGGGCGTGGTGCGAGAGGTTGCTGAAGAGTCCATTACTGTTGATTTTAATCACCCGTTGGCAGGGCATGTCGTCAGCTTTGAAATTGAAGTGCTGGAGCTTGACCCCCAACAGGAGGCTGTCCATGCAGATATTGCTGGCTAATCCACGTGGCTTTTGCGCTGGCGTTGATCGGGCTATCAGTATTGTTGAGCGCGCGATCGAGATGTATGGCGCGCCAATTTATGTGCGGCATGAGGTCGTCCATAACCGCTATGTGGTTGATAGCCTTCGCGAACGCGGGGCTATCTTTATCGAAGAAATTTCGGAGGTGCCTGATGGCTCCATTCTGATTTTCTCGGCCCACGGTGTCTCGCAGGCCGTTCGCGCAGAAGCGCGTGAGCGTAAGCTGACGATGCTGTTTGATGCGACCTGTCCGTTGGTGACTAAGGTGCACATGGAAGTTGCGCGCGCCAGCCGCAAAGGTAAAGAAGCTATCCTGATAGGCCATGCGGGTCATCCGGAAGTGGAAGGGACGATGGGGCAGTACAGCAACCCGAAAGGGGGGATGTATCTGGTTGAGTCACCCGACGATGTCTGGGCGCTGAAGGTAAAAGACGAGAATAATCTATGCTTTATGACGCAGACAACCTTGTCCGTTGATGATACCTCTGCGGTTATTGATGCTTTAAATAAACGTTTTCCGAAGATTGTCGGCCCGCGTAAAGATGATATTTGCTACGCCACCACCAACCGACAAGAAGCGGTGCGCAATTTGGCGAATGATGCTGATGTGGTGTTGGTGGTCGGTTCGAAAAACTCATCTAACTCCAACCGTTTAGCCGAGTTGGCACAGCGGATGGGCAAACCGGCCTACCTGATTGACTCTGCGGCTGATATCCAAGAGTCGTGGTTGCAGGGGGCGGCGCAGATTGGTGTCACTGCTGGCGCATCTGCACCGGATGTACTGGTGCAGCAAGTGATTACACGTTTGCAGGCACTCGGCGCGGGTGGGTCCGTTGAACTCAGTGGCCGTGAAGAGAGCATTGTCTTCGAAGTCCCCAAAGAATTACGTGTTGATATCAAGCAGATCGATTGATTCCGCTTTTACTCTTTTTTGGCACGTATTCGTTAATTGATATCAAGCAGCCCTGAGTGGCTGCTTTTTTTATCGGTAAAACGGTGCTTTTTATCATGGCTGCAACAATATCCGGTTGAACTCATACATGGGAATGATGAAATATATTGCACCATAACTGAATGAATATGCGGAATAACGGCAAAATAGCAGATTAAGCGCGAAGGCATCTGAGCCGAATGAGTTGGGCGAGACTGGACTAAGGTTAATTAACGCTATTTCAGCCGTTAAGTGGTATCGCTGATAAAAACGGGCGTATATCATTTTTTTCTAATACAGATTAAATAGAGTGGCAGAGTCCAAAGCGGGCGGCTAATCTGAACCCTTGTCAGGGCAGATGACACAACATTAGGAGGAATCATGAATAATTCAACTATTCGTATCGCTGTTGTCGGCGCGGGTGGCCGTATGGGCCGACAATTAATTCAGGCCATTACCCAGACAGAGAGCGTTGTGTTGGGGGCGGCAGTTGAGCGCGTAGGCTCCACCTTGGTGGGAAGTGATGCTGGCGAGCTGGCCGGAACGGGTCTGTTGGGTATTACTGTAAGTGATGATTTATCCAAGGTAATTGATCATTTTGATGTGTTGATCGATTTTACTCGGCCAGAGGGTACGCTGGAACATTTAGCCATTTGCCGTCAGCACCGTAAAGCGATGGTTATTGGCACAACTGGCTTTGATGATGCAGGCAAAGCGGCCATTAGTGCAGCCGCCGCTGATATTGGTATTGTATTCGCAGCCAACTTCAGTGTTGGGGTGAATGTTGTGCTCAAACTGCTCGAAAAAGCAGCCAAAGTGATGGGCGACTACACCGATATCGAAATTATTGAAGCGCACCACCGACATAAAGTTGATGCGCCTTCAGGTACGGCTCTCGCCATGGGCGAAGCCATCGCTGATTCATTGGGCTGGTCACTGAACGAGTGTGCAGTCTACAGCCGTGAAGGCCACACTGGCGAGCGTAAGCCCGGCACGATAGGCTTTGCGACCGTGCGAGCCGGAGATATCGTCGGCGAACATACCGCGATGTTTGCTGATATTGGTGAACGAGTTGAAATCACGCACAAAGCGACCAGTCGTATGACATTTGCCAATGGTGCAGTTAAATCTGCTATTTGGGTGTCTGAGTATGATAATGGTCAGTTTGATATGCGAGATGTGCTGAATTTGAACCAACTTTAAAGGTGTAAAGCACAACCCGTGATGTGGTTGTTTTTATCATAATTATTTGATAATAGGGCAATATTTTATTGTCCTTTTTTATTTTATTTATGAAATTACATATTTGACGCTTATTTTATTATTTAATCTTCATTTATCTCTATTTTTAGTCAATTTTATCTCTTTTTATCCCCGCGTTAAGCGCCGACACTGATTTTCATCTCCTCTGAAGGATATTTCCCAGTCACTTACCCTCGCAAC comes from Yersinia mollaretii ATCC 43969 and encodes:
- the dapB gene encoding 4-hydroxy-tetrahydrodipicolinate reductase encodes the protein MNNSTIRIAVVGAGGRMGRQLIQAITQTESVVLGAAVERVGSTLVGSDAGELAGTGLLGITVSDDLSKVIDHFDVLIDFTRPEGTLEHLAICRQHRKAMVIGTTGFDDAGKAAISAAAADIGIVFAANFSVGVNVVLKLLEKAAKVMGDYTDIEIIEAHHRHKVDAPSGTALAMGEAIADSLGWSLNECAVYSREGHTGERKPGTIGFATVRAGDIVGEHTAMFADIGERVEITHKATSRMTFANGAVKSAIWVSEYDNGQFDMRDVLNLNQL
- the lspA gene encoding signal peptidase II yields the protein MSKPICSTGLRWLWLAVLVVILDLGSKQWVMTHFALYESISLIPFFNMTYAQNYGAAFSFLADKSGWQRWFFAGIAIGISVILMVMMYRSTAKQRLINCAYALIIGGALGNLFDRLVHGAVNDFIDFYVNNWHFPTFNLADVAICIGAALVIFEGFLSPADKTAIDKGE
- the nhaR gene encoding transcriptional activator NhaR, with the translated sequence MRVSHINFNHLYYFWQVCKEGSVVGAAGALFLTPQTITGQIKALEERLGGKLFKRQGRGLVPSELGQLVFRYADKMFMLSHEMLDIVNYRKESNLLFDVGVADALSKRLVSQVLETAVVDNEKIHLRCFESTHEMLLEQLSQHKLDMILSDCPVDSSQQEGLFSVKLGECSVSFYCRQPIPDLPFPACLQQKPLLIPGRRSMLGRKLLNWINSKGLQVEILGEFDDAALMNAFAIYNNAIFVAPTIYAADTYAKDDQIVEIGRLDNVQEEYYVIFAERMIQHPAVQRVCNKDFSALFSG
- the nhaA gene encoding Na+/H+ antiporter NhaA — encoded protein: MTNMIRQFLRQEAAGGMILIFAAIVALFMANTSLQGIYHSFLDVPVSVKIASLDISKPLLLWINDGLMAIFFLVVGLEVKRELMEGSLAGRDKAVFPAIAALGGMLAPALIYLLFNGADEVTRQGWAIPAATDIAFALGVMALLGPRVPTSLKVFLLALAIIDDLGVIIIIALFYTHEVSVQALAIAAAAIALLGYMNWRGVGKTSAYLLVGLVLWVCILKSGVHATLAGVIVGFMIPLHTKNKRSPSESLEHGLHPWVAYLILPLFAFANAGVSLQGVSLSGLTSLLPMGIASGLFIGKPLGIFIFSWLAVKLGIAKLPDTINFKQIFAVSVLCGIGFTMSIFIASLAFEGADLALTTYSKLGILLGSTSAAIVGYSLLRLVLPANKTAAN
- the rpsT gene encoding 30S ribosomal protein S20, with the protein product MANIKSAKKRAVQSEKRRKHNASRRSMVRTFIKKVYAAIAAGDKDAAQKAFNEMQPIVDRQSCKGLIHKNKAARHKSNLVAQINAMQ
- the ribF gene encoding bifunctional riboflavin kinase/FAD synthetase — its product is MELIRGIHNIRARHHGCVLTIGNFDGVHRGHQALLEQLKREGQRLGLPVMVMIFEPQPLELFAADKAPARLTRLRDKARYLADAGVDYLLCVKFDPRFAANTAQAFVAQLLVEKLGVKFLTVGDDFRFGAGRQGDFQLLQQAGAEFGFDVISTDSFCDGGLRISSTAIRQALHDDNLVLAEALLGHPYSISGRVVHGDELGRTIGFPTANLPLKRLVAPVKGVYAVDVYGLDPEPLPGVANIGTRPTVAGVRQQLEVHLLDVTMDLYGRHIDVVLRAKLRNEQRFASLDALKQQIANDVVTARTFFGLKTPV
- the ispH gene encoding 4-hydroxy-3-methylbut-2-enyl diphosphate reductase, giving the protein MQILLANPRGFCAGVDRAISIVERAIEMYGAPIYVRHEVVHNRYVVDSLRERGAIFIEEISEVPDGSILIFSAHGVSQAVRAEARERKLTMLFDATCPLVTKVHMEVARASRKGKEAILIGHAGHPEVEGTMGQYSNPKGGMYLVESPDDVWALKVKDENNLCFMTQTTLSVDDTSAVIDALNKRFPKIVGPRKDDICYATTNRQEAVRNLANDADVVLVVGSKNSSNSNRLAELAQRMGKPAYLIDSAADIQESWLQGAAQIGVTAGASAPDVLVQQVITRLQALGAGGSVELSGREESIVFEVPKELRVDIKQID
- the ileS gene encoding isoleucine--tRNA ligase produces the protein MSDYKNTLNLPETGFPMRGDLAKREPDMLKRWYEQDLYGIVRAAKKGKKTFILHDGPPYANGNIHIGHSVNKILKDIIVKSKGMAGYDSPYIPGWDCHGLPIELKVEQLIGKPGEKVSAAEFRAACRKYAAEQVEGQKADFIRLGVLGDWDHPYLTMDFKTEANIIRALSKIIDNGHLHKGAKPVHWCTDCGSSLAEAEVEYYDKTSPSIDVRFNAVDAAAVSAKFSAVSANGPVSLVIWTTTPWTLPANRAISLNAEYIYQLVQVDGECLILAEDLVESVMKRAGIAEWTVLGSCKGADLELLRFNHPFMGFDVPAILGDHVTLDAGTGAVHTAPGHGPDDFVIGQKYGLEVANPVGPNGCYLAGTYPTLDGLFVFKANDVIVELLREKGALLKVEKLVHSYPCCWRHKTPIIFRATPQWFISMDQKGLRKQSLEEIKGVQWIPDWGQARIETMVANRPDWCISRQRTWGVPMSLFVHKETEALHPRSIELMEEVAKRVEQDGIQAWWDLDPAEILGADAADYVKVPDTLDVWFDSGSTHSSVVDVRPEFGGHSPDMYLEGSDQHRGWFMSSLMIATAMKGKAPYRQVLTHGFTVDGQGRKMSKSIGNTISPQEVMNKLGGDILRLWVASTDYTGEIAVSDEILKRSADSYRRIRNTARFLLANLNGFDPAQHQVKPEEMVVVDRWAVGRAQAAQAEIMAAYENYDFHLVVQRLMQFCSVEMGSFYLDIIKDRQYTAKGDSVARRSCQTALFHIAEALVRWMAPIMSFTADEIWNQLPGERPQYVFTEEWYDGLFGLAGDEGMNDTFWAELLKVRGEVNKVLEQARSDKRIGGSLEAAVTLYAEPELAARLNSLQDELRFVLLTSAAKVADYAQAGDDALQSELIAGLKITFNKADGEKCPRCWHYTQDVGLVAEHAELCGRCVTNVAGDGEERKFA
- a CDS encoding methyltransferase, whose translation is MVTNKKFTHENETAALYLMDLIMGYSYQASLRAVALLGVADHLLGGPKTAQELAQELDVEALPLHRVMRLLATRDIFKEIDGQKFILTPAAECLCKSSPYSLRGAAMMLTDETFWRPAGIIAESVRGHSAFKKVFNTSFFEYWSRPENHTEENDFHAGMSSMSEVENPCLVRSYEFPKNATVVDVAGGMGGLLLRVLQANPTLHGILFDREPVLARTRLGELGDDSRWRLQPGSFFESCPPADIYLLKYIVHDWPDEKATEILLNCRKAMLPNGKVLIMDTLIQEDNQPHFGKSMDILMLGSFDGGRERTEVELKGMLANADLKINRIIDTGTYLSIVEAVAR
- the fkpB gene encoding FKBP-type peptidyl-prolyl cis-trans isomerase, which gives rise to MSEGGYQVQEPLVQENSAVLVHFTLKLEDGSTAESTHIQGKPALFRLGDDSLSDALEQQLIGLKVGDKHTFTLQPEDAFGLESPDLIQYFTQRDFALTGVPDAGTIMLFTARDGSEMPGVVREVAEESITVDFNHPLAGHVVSFEIEVLELDPQQEAVHADIAG